Proteins found in one Anopheles aquasalis chromosome 3, idAnoAquaMG_Q_19, whole genome shotgun sequence genomic segment:
- the LOC126578786 gene encoding AT-rich interactive domain-containing protein 2 isoform X2 translates to MMEGVKMERILAHATDDSSNTNDAASIFNANATGNPATSSGVTSLIMVPFTPGTPGKESVRPQNVRRSAPAKPTFEKDKYSFLCDLQMFHDKNGTPYTKLPKISGREVDLHKLYSVVIGRGGWMKVNAREDWDEVIEELELPTRCVNNEIALKQIYIRFLDRYERVNFHGEDKDPAEDEDDEKRLHRRWSVRALHTMPSVYNHHQHNVPDALRSSLKLSDDLYRASEYDKLILSLLSPLPNEQDFAINVCTLMSNENKHTLHIDRCPRLVYALLAHAGVFNHFTLRDTFNEYYSNIRKNSLQRFWKECLFEKPQVLELSLEDCFAKMGTDPSALIASIYKDEEELEREKAEDADDGLDLGGDQNDGRSRLSMATLRTFLSLGTGLGTNDYIGQRVLQIAAIFRNLSFNEENLSLLGRNRTFVRFLIMCANARWNNLHHMGLDMLGNIAHDIDLNDPQSDEVTRCLLFTLSEGLEGADRGVIISCLEVLSKIAQKESNEDTLNRCLNQELYNQITLFLCLNDIMLLLYTLECIYSLTSMGEKPCHAIMHIRGVLETLVSLVTVEAQSYGPDACILMRVVETIPGNVATNQQQAPYHGTAVPGSATTMAQLTVHKDAPHGAATVGLAYPTQDTPKHHMVNSNNPMVAAGAAGNKPMPALTIPSVPQQQQQQQQPVQPANNQTTMAATSSRPPAANSPQSGSMLVQRTDTNTATIVQSPGQPTIVSNTSSLAAKHFQQQQVLESEQFASAWLKATFELHSAPAIRTDQQEVYKLYIATNGKLGRKVIVPAPHFPRCVRSVFGASVGPVQFKIEQNGIESISTFYEGLKMRAKPLPIVHKGTVLHQNQYLPTTPSSPLLQQVLSGDQKSNVIVVNQTTISPQPAASNSVLQHPQQSGQVVQHQQQQQQLQQQHHHGSPHHQTTGGNGTTTIMNQSGTISSTTTNPSALIKSLLANKVTTNPVTESTFASAVAPTAVAAAAAAAAATSSSLSTTNITTTSISQPPTTNCLIAPNVNVVQRQQLMKQKQLIDQKLPITANQASVVVTSNNPHNLTNIKVGNSTISIKPGTLPTNTVITATNPHETLNAPPPLAPLSQPLGGQSTIIKTITPADTTAQLQQQKLLPNKVLSELLEKKPGEIVIAGETTIKRKIDNDVSIEPPIKRMEVQMQGDGKPKAADLYAELAGSILAGEEMEDADARSAREAEQQKQQKLQQLQQQQQQQQQQQQLLQQQQQQQQIQQQIQQQQQQQQQQQQQQQVQLQQQFLQQQLQQQQQQQQQQQQQQQQQQMISVPVPLQRQIIVTPSSSNQQMIISAQPSVVSTHPQQQHLTTQTTATIKTDTGYQTVPIILQHNPSGIGPGSLQIQKATTAPGGAIVQPAIMAPQAPAPTQYILATNQQGQTYVVAQQPQQAQPQLQQTVLLAQAPTAQHQIVTQQQHGTQQKTIIIVQQPQQQSQQQQQPTVVNQQTLQAQQIAALQAQTGGTQKIFVNQQGQQILMTQLPRQVIVSHAGVGVASSAANTAGSAIFTSAALSSHLSVAPTTSTAAMLSAGVAPSPVGSTIIEKKPIYFTTNAQGNTISFEGPPQQLQVQTTAGGQLQLKPFGQGTQVVSAAGHIIQQSALGSSTGGQQTIQFIQQAIPTQQQHQQQQQQQQPTQQIVFQSQSATGPAQIIQQQIIQPAPGQQAQQIVQKVLQQQLVQAAKPNQTQIITVQKQQPQLQQQQQQQTVSILQQQTGSISIQRQPTGTILPTKTVTLPTAPKGQIIQVVQQKLTNPTTTVQQQQLQQQQQPAMTIQPRAILPPVPQSTTITQTTVVPVSGSSGAPTPTPPPIQSISVTPIQTPTPPATVVAPVAPIAPAPPAAPAPVTTTAPQPQPTGTPPASAPVQQAPAQQPAAPTTPVPGGSASPGVTTVVNATPGIQMIPPPDELKHVEAEEVDPSWPWVCDWRGCPRKKFASAAEVFRHACNVHCPSNVDIGADIYCQWGPGPTLCDNLPRKRFSLMTHIQDRHCTVESFKAAVQRRVAGGTAASAQPYPVTLVRHPGTGTGSAANRGSPASSAATTASPSGSPGGGRGSPAPATCTKIDTSGGTGGSSEGGSSSGAGNSGPGLLSAAGPAALHAIKRHTMDYVNSKELQDEMEGPVTKSIRLTSALILRNLCVYSSSAKRLLRSYEGHLAGVALSNVESGRTVAQLLFEINDTQPNY, encoded by the exons ATGATGGAAGGTGTGAAAATGGAGCGGATCCTAGCGCACGCCACcgatgacagcagcaacacgaacgATGCCGCCAGCATATtcaacgcaaacgcaaccgGCAATCCGGCAACTTCCAGTGGGGTCACCTCCCTGATCATGGTGCCCTTTACTCCCGGTACACCCGGCAAAGAATCCGTAAGACCGCAGAACGTGCGCCGCTCGGCACCGGCCAAACCGACGTTCGAGAAGGACAAGTACAGCTTCCTGTGCGACCTGCAGATGTTCCACGACAAGAATGG GACACCATACACGAAACTTCCAAAAATTAGTGGCCGTGAAGTGGATCTACACAAACTCTACTCGGTCGTTATCGGACGCGGAGGATGGATGAAG GTCAATGCTCGGGAGGACTGGGATGAGGTGATCGAAGAACTGGAGCTACCGACGCGCTGCGTAAACAACGAGATTGCCCTAAAACAGATCTACATTCGCTTCCTGGACCGATACGAACGTGTCAACTTCCACGGCGAGGATAAAGATCCGGCcgaagatgaggatgatgagaaGCGATTACATCGGCGCTGGTCCGTTCGGGCACTACATACAATGCCGAGCGTCtacaaccatcaccagcacaacGTACCGGATGCCCTGCGATCATCGCTCAAGCTGTCGGACGATCTGTACCGTGCTTCGGAGTACGATAAGCTGATCCTATCGCTGCTATCGCCCCTGCCGAACGAGCAGGACTTTGCAATTAACGTGTGCACGCTGATGTCGAACGAGAACAAGCACACACTGCACATCGATCGCTGTCCACGGCTGGTGTATGCACTGTTGGCGCATGCCGGTGTTTTCAATCACTTCACGCTGCGCGATACTTTCAACGAGTATTACTCGAACATCCGCAAGAACTCGCTGCAGCGCTTCTGGAAGGAGTGTTTGTTCGAAAAACCGCAAGTGCTGGAGCTGTCGCTGGAGGATTGTTTCGCCAAGATGGGCACCGATCCGAGTGCGCTCATTGCCAGCATCTACAAGGATGAAGAGGAactggaaagagagaaagcggaAGACGCCGATGATGGGCTCGATCTGGGTGGCGACCAGAATGACGGCCGCAGTCGCTTAAGCATGGCCACGCTACGTACCTTTCTCAGCCTTGGCACGGGACTGGGAACAAACGATTACATTGGCCAGCGAGTGCTTCAGATTGCGGCCATCTTTCGTAACCTGAGCTTTAACGAGGAAAACCTATCGCTGCTAGGCCGCAACCGTACCTTTGTCCGGTTTCTCATCATGTGTGCAAACGCGCGCTGGAACAACTTGCACCACATGGGGCTCGATATGCTCGGTAACATAGCCCACGATATCGATCTGAACGATCCTCAGTCGGACGAGGTGACACGATGCCTGCTGTTCACCCTCTCGGAGGGACTAGAAGGTGCTGATCGTGGTGTGATCATCAGCTGCCTGGAGGTGCTGAGTAAGATCGCACAAAAGGAATCCAACGAGGACACCCTGAACCGGTGCCTAAACCAGGAGCTGTACAATCAAATCACACTGTTTCTCTGCCTGAACGACATTATGCTACTGCTGTACACGCTCGAGTGTATCTACTCGCTAACCTCGATGGGCGAAAAGCCCTGCCACGCGATCATGCACATCCGGGGTGTACTGGAGACGCTGGTATCGCTGGTAACAGTCGAGGCTCAAAGCTACGGTCCCGATGCGTGCATTCTGATGCGCGTGGTTGAAACCATTCCAGGCAATGTTGctaccaaccagcagcaggcaccgTACCATGGAACCGCGGTACCCGGTTCGGCTACCACGATGGCCCAGCTTACCGTGCACAAGGATGCACCGCATGGAGCCGCTACTGTCGGTTTGGCATACCCTACACAGGACACTCCAAAACATCATATGGTTAACAGCAATAATCCGATGGTAGCTGCTGGGGCTGCCGGAAATAAACCGATGCCCGCGCTAACGATACCATCAgttccacagcagcagcagcagcagcagcagccagtacaACCAGCGAACAAccaaacgacgatggcggctaCCAGCTCTCGTCCACCAGCCGCCAATTCACCACAATCCGGTAGCATGCTGGTACAACGAACGGATACAAACACGGCCACCATCGTTCAATCGCCTGGCCAGCCAACGATCGTGAGCAACACCAGCTCGCTAGCCGCCAAAcactttcagcagcagcaggtcctaGAGAGTGAACAGTTTGCGAGTGCCTGGTTGAAGGCAACGTTTGAGCTACATTCTGCTCCAGCCATCCGCACCGATCAGCAGGAGGTGTACAAGCTGTACATCGCGACGAATGGCAAGCTCGGGCGGAAGGTGATCGTACCGGCACCACACTTTCCGCGCTGCGTCCGTAGCGTGTTCGGTGCGTCCGTTGGGCCGGTCCAGTTCAAGATCGAGCAGAACGGTATCGAATCCATCAGTACGTTCTACGAGGGGCTAAAGATGCGCGCCAAACCCTTACCGATCGTACACAAGGGTACAGTGCTG CACCAGAACCAGTACCTACCGACGACTCCATCTTCGCCTTTGCTACAGCAGGTGCTAAGTGGCGATCAGAAGAGCAACGTAATCGTAGTCAACCAGACGACCATTTCACCGCAACCGGCGGCAAGCAACAGCGTTCTTCAACATCCGCAACAGAGCGGGCAAGTGgtacagcaccaacaacaacaacagcagctgcagcaacaacatcatcatggaTCGCCGCACCATCAGACCACCGGAGGTAATGGTACGACCACAATCATGAACCAGTCGGGCACGATCTCCTCAACAACGACCAATCCTTCCGCGCTCATCAAGAGCCTGCTGGCGAACAAGGTAACGACGAACCCGGTCACCGAAAGCACGTTCGCCTCGGCCGTCGCccctactgctgttgctgctgctgccgccgccgctgccgctactTCCAGTAGTTTGTCCACTACCAACATAACCACCACTAGCATCAGCCAACCTCCTACTACCAATTGTTTGATTGCACCGAATGTGAAT GTTGTCCAAAGGCAGCAGCTAATGAAGCAAAAGCAACTGATTGATCAAAAGCTACCGATCACAGCGAACCAAGCGTCGGTCGTGGTCACGTCCAACAATCCACACAACCTCACCAACATTAAGGTAGGCAACTCGACCATCTCCATCAAACCGGGTACGCTGCCAACGAACACCGTCATTACGGCGACCAACCCGCACGAAACGCTCaacgcaccgccaccactggcaccgctTAGCCAACCGTTGGGTGGCCAAAGTACGATCATCAAAACGATCACCCCGGCAGACACGACGGctcagttgcagcagcagaagttgcTGCCCAATAAGGTGCTATCGGAGTTGCTGGAGAAGAAGCCGGGTGAGATCGTTATCGCCGGTGAGACAACTATCAAGCGCAAGATTGATAATGATGTGTCAATCGAACCACCGATCAAACGCATGGAAGTGCAAATGCAGGGCGATGGTAAGCCAAAGGCAGCAGATTTGTATGCTGAATTGGCCGGATCCATATTAGCCGGCGAGGAGATGGAGGATGCTGATGCACGGTCGGCTCGAGAGGccgaacagcagaagcagcagaagcttcaacagctccaacaacaacagcaacaacaacagcagcaacaacaactgttacagcagcaacaacagcagcagcaaatacaacaacaaatccagcaacagcagcagcagcagcagcagcagcagcaacaacagcaagtaCAGTTGCAACAGCAATTTTTGCAGCAACAattacaacagcaacaacagcagcagcaacaacaacaacagcagcagcagcagcagcaaatgattTCCGTTCCAGTACCATTGCAACGTCAAATTATCgtcacaccgagcagcagcaaccaacagaTGATCATATCCGCACAGCCTTCCGTAGTTAGCACgcatccccagcagcagcacctgacGACGCAGACAACGGCAACAATCAAGACCGATACCGGTTATCAAACCGTCCCGATTATCCTGCAGCATAATCCATCAGGAATCGGACCAGGATCACTGCAGATTCAGAAAGCGACGACAGCACCGGGCGGAGCGATAGTTCAACCGGCCATAATGGCTCctcaagcaccagcaccgacgcAGTATATCCTGGCCACCAATCAGCAAGGACAGACGTACGTCGTGGCCCAACAACCGCAGCAGGCGCAGCCACAGCTTCAGCAAACTGTACTGCTCGCTCAAGCCCCTACCGCACAGCATCAAATTGTtacccagcaacagcacggcaCACAGCAAAAGACAATCATTATCGTtcagcaaccacaacagcaatcacagcagcagcaacagccaacggTCGTCAACCAGCAGACACTTCAGGCCCAACAGATTGCTGCCCTGCAAGCGCAAACCGGCGGAACACAGAAAATATTCGTCAATCAGCAAGGGCAACAGATTCTAATGACACAGTTACCACGCCAGGTTATCGTCAGCCATGCCGGTGTTGGTGTCGCATCGTCGGCGGCTAACACTGCCGGTTCGGCCATTTTCACCTCGGCCGCACTATCGTCGCATCTGTCGGTCGCGCCCACCACATCGACGGCCGCTATGCTGTCGGCAGGAGTGGCACCATCACCTGTCGGCAGTACCATTATCGAGAAGAAACCGATCTACTTCACAACCAACGCTCAGGGTAATACGATTAGCTTCGAAGggccaccgcagcagctgcaggtcCAAACGACGGCCGGTGGACAACTCCAGCTGAAACCATTCGGACAGGGAACACAGGTCGTTAGTGCCGCAGGCCATATAATACAACAATCTGCCCTCGGTAGTTCTACGGGTGGTCAACAGACGATACAGTTCATTCAGCAAGCAATTCCtactcagcagcaacaccaacaacagcaacaacaacaacaaccgacacAACAGATTGTGTTCCAATCACAATCCGCAACCGGTCCGGCACAGATCATACAGCAACAGATCATCCAACCAGCCCCTGGTCAACAGGCGCAACAGATCGTGCAGAAagtgctccagcagcagctagtacAAGcggccaaaccgaaccaaacacaAATAATTACCgtacagaagcagcagccacagctgcagcaacagcagcagcaacaaaccgtATCaatcctgcagcagcaaacaggcaGCATTTCCATCCAGCGACAACCAACGGGCACTATACTTCCGACAAAAACGGTTACACTGCCTACTGCGCCGAAAGGACAAATCATTCAAGTCGTACAACAGAAGCTGACGAACCCTACTACGACcgttcaacagcagcagttacagcaacagcaacagcctgCTATGACAATTCAACCACGAGCTATCCTGCCGCCAGTCCCACAGTCGACTACGATCACACAAACGACGGTAGTACCGGTGAGTGGTTCCAGTGGAGCACCGacaccaacaccgccaccaattCAATCGATTTCGGTAACACCGATTCAAACGCCAACTCCACCAGCCACAGTTGTTGCACCGGTCGCACCGATCGCACCTGCCCCTCCGGCTGCACCCGCACCAGTGACAACTActgcaccacaaccacagccaACGGGAACGCCACCAGCAAGCGCTCCGGTACAACAAGCTCCTGCACAGCAACCAGCTGCTCCCACCACACCGGTACCAGGTGGCAGTGCCTCCCCAGGCGTAACAACGGTCGTCAATGCCACACCCGGCATTCAGATGATTCCTCCGCCCGACGAGCTGAAGCACGTCGAAGCGGAAGAAGTTGATCCAAGCTGGCCCTGGGTTTGCGATTGGCGTGGCTGCCCAAGGAAGAAGTTTGCATCGGCAGCGGAAGTGTTTCGGCATGCTTGTAACGTCCATTGCCCTAGCAACGTTGATATCGGTGCCGATATCTACTGCCAGTGGGGTCCGGGACCTACCTTGTGTGACAATTTGCCCCGCAAGCGATTCTCACTGATGACGCACATTCAGGATCGCCATTGCACCGTGGAG TCTTTCAAAGCGGCCGTTCAACGTAGGGTTGCTGGAGGTACAGCAGCAAGTGCTCAACCGTATCCCGTTACACTGGTCCGTCATCCGggaaccggaacaggaagTGCAGCTAACCGAGGATCACCAGCAAGCAGTGCTGCAACGACAGCAAGCCCATCCGGTAGCCCCGGTGGTGGAAGAGGATCACCAGCGCCTGCAACGTGTACGAAGATTGATACCTCTGGCGGAACGGGTGGTAGCAGTGAGGGAGGAAGCTCGTCAGGAGCTGGTAACAGTGGCCCAGGATTACTTTCTGCTGCCGGACCAGCCGCCCTACATGCCATCAAGCGTCACACGATGGATTACGTTAATTCGAAAGAATTGCAG GATGAAATGGAGGGTCCGGTTACGAAGAGTATTCGGTTAACATCCGCCCTGATTCTGCGCAATCTCTGCGTATACAGCAGTTCGGCCAAGAG GCTTCTGCGATCCTACGAAGGACACCTGGCCGGAGTGGCCCTCAGTAATGTTGAATCGGGTCGAACGGTGGCGCAACTGCTGTTCGAAATCAACGATACGCAACCAAACTATTGA